Genomic window (Streptomyces yatensis):
ACAGCCGTACCTCGTCGGCGTTGCCCTCGGCGAGGGTGTGGGCGCACTCGATCATCCGCAGCGTCTCGCGCAGCGCGCCCTCGGGGCGGAACCGGTCGTCGATGAAGACCGGCAGCACCTGCACATCCACTCCGCCCTCGCGCAGCTGCGGCAGCCAGCGCTCCCGGAAGTAGCCGGCCCAGCGGTGCGGTGGGCGGGCGGTGATGGCGATCAGCAGGTCGTTATGGGCGTCGGCGACGACGGCGCGCTGGTGGAGTGCACGGCTCATAGGGCACGGCTCATGAGGACGACGGTGTCCTTTCGTGGGACGTTCGTGGAGCGGGAAGCGGCGTCGGTCATCGTGGCGTACGCGCCGCCCACCGGGCCATGGGTTTTCGCCCGGCCCGACGCCGGTCCCGCGCGGCCAGGTGCCGGTCCCGCGCGGCCAGGCGCCGGTCCCGCGCGGCCAAGCCCCGGTCCCGCGCGGTCAGGCGCGCCGGTCCTCGGTGGCCGGACGCCCATCGTCGGCGGTCAGTTGAGGGCGATCAGCCCGATGGCCACCCCCGCGCCGAGCAGCCCCAGGGCCTGGGGCCGGGTGATCCGCTCCCGCAGGAACGTCAGCGCGAGCAGCACCGGCACCGCCGGATAGAGCGCGGACAGCACCACCGCCACGGACAGCAACTCCTGCCGGGTGGCCAGCAGATACAGGACGGTCGCCACCGTGCCGAGGACGCCCGCCACCGCCGCCACGGCGACCTCCCGGCGGGGCAGCCGCAGCCGGGCACCGGTCGCGGGAAACAGCGCGAGGATGACGGCCACCGACACGGCCCGGCTGACCACCACCGGCCACCAGCCGGCCGTGGCCGGTATCCGGGCCAGCGCGAAGAAGTGCACGGCCAGGCCCACTCCGGCGACCAGCGCCATGACCAGGGCGGGGGACAGCCGGTCGGCCCCTTGTGCCCGCCCGGCCCGGGCGGCGGCCGGTGTCGCCGCCGGACGCGCCTCGACACCCGGACGGGCCTCGCCGCGCCCGCCACCCTCACCGCGCCCGCCGCCCTCACCGCGCCTGCCGCGCCCGCCCCGCTCGCCGCCCTCACCGCGCTCGCCGCGCCTGCCGCGCTCGCCGCGCTCGCCGCGTGAGACCAGCCAGAGGGCGGGCAGCCCGAGCGCGATCCCGGTGAGCGCCAGGGGCGAGGGCCGGTCGCCGAGGAGGGCGATCCCGGCCAGCACCGGCAGCCCCACCGCCGTGACATCGCTGACCGGCACCACGACGCTCATCGGCCCCTGGTTCATCGACCAGTAGAGGCACGCCACGCCCACGCCGGTGCCGAGCCCCGAGAGCGCGCCCCAGGCCAGGGCCGCGGCCGGGGCGGTGGCGCCCTGGGTGAACAGCACCGGGACGAGGCTGACCACCGTGCCGGCCAGCTGTGCCCAGGCCGCGACCGTCACCCCGTGCCGGCGGCGGGAGACCAGGCCGCTCAGGAAGTGGGTGGTGCCGAAGCAGAGCGCCGAGGCGAGGGCGAGCAGCTCACCCATGGTCCGTACGGGCCCGGTCCTCGGCCGCCGCCCGAGCGGCCGCCCGGTCCGCGGCGCCGACCGGGCACTCCACGCCGTCCGGGGTGCAGGCGGCCCGGTCGCACAGCCGGCACATCCGGTCGGCCGAGCCACTGCCCTGGTAGAGCCCGTCGAGCAGCTTCGCCAGCAGGGTTCCGAGCTGGCGGATCTCCGTATCGCCGAGGCCGTCCAGCACCCCGGTGAGCTGGGAGGTCCGCGAGGTCAGCAGCTGGCCGGCGGTCCGCCGGCCCTTGGCGGTGGGGTGGACCCCGGTCCAGTTGCCGATCGTGCGGCGCCGCTCGACCAGCGCGTCCCGCTCCAGCCCGTCGACCATCCGCACCGCCGCGGACTGGGTCAGCCCCACTCGGCGGCCGAGCTCGGTCACGCTCACGCCGGGGTCGGCGCGGAGCACGATCAGCGCGGCGGCCGCGCTCATGCTCAGGCGGGACGCGGAGGCCGGGGCGCTGAGCAGATCGTCCGTGATCGCCAGTGCCGTGGCCCCCAGCAGATTCGCCACCCGTTCTCTGTCATCATGCATGACTCATGCATACCCGGGATGGGCGGATGCCATGCCCCGGCCGGCGGGGTGAGAGGATCGGACGGACGGGCCCGAGGGACGGAGGCGGGAGATGTCGGTGGAGATCACCTGGTGGGGGCACGCCACCGCGACCGTGCGGGACTCCGGGGTGCGGGTGCTGACCGACCCCCTGTTCGCACGGCGGCTGGCCCATCTGCGGCGCCGCCGGGGGGCCGTACCACCGGCCGCCGCGGCGATCGCGGACGTGGCCCTGGTCTCGCATCTGCACGCCGACCATCTGCACCCCGGCTCGCTGGCCAAGCTGCTGCCCGGCACCCGGCTGGTGGTACCGCGCGGGGCCGGACGGGCGGTGCCCGGGCTGCGGCGGGTGGTGGCGGCGCGGGGGCTGCGGGTGACCGAGATGGCGCCGGGGGATGTGTGCACGGTCGGCGAGGTGCGGATCCGGGCGGTACCGGCCGAGCACGACGGGCGGCGGCTGCCGTACGGGCCGAGCCGGGTGCCCGCGCTGGGATACGTGCTGAGCGGCGAGTCGACCACGTACTTCGCGGGCGACACCGGGCTGTTCGACCGAATGGCGGAGGCCGTGGGCGCATGCGATGTGGCGCTGCTCCCGGTGGGCGGCTGGGGTCCCTACCTCGGCCCCGGCCATCTCGACGCGGGCCGCGCGGCCCAGGCGCTGGCGCGGCTGGGGGCGCGCTGCGCGGTGCCGGTGCACTACGGGACGTACTGGCCGATCGGGATGGACGCGATCCGTCCGCATGAATTCCACGCCCCCGGCGACGACTTCGTGCGCCACGCCGGGCGGCTGGCCCCCGACGCGGTGGTGCACCGGCTGGGGCACGGGGAGTGCGTCCGACTGGAGCCCGCCAGGTGATGGGGGATCTGGCGAATCTGGTGGACGTGGTCGATCTGGCCCGGCGCGTGCCCTCCGAGTCGACCCAGCAGGCGGTGGGGTATCCCTCGCTGTTCCTGCTGGTCGTGTTCGGGTCGCTGGTGCCGGTGGTACCCACCGGTGCGGTGGTCTCCTCGGCCGCGGTGGTCGCCATCCACCAGACCGCTCCCCCGCTGTCGCTGCTGGTGGTCTTCGGGGTGGCCTCGCTGGCGGCCTTCACGGGCGACGTGATGCTCTACTGGCTCGGGCGGCGCGGGGTGGCTTCGAAGAACGGCTCCCGGTGGCTGGAGCGGATCCACGACCACGCCGCGCCGGAACGGCTGGACCAGGCGCAGGCGCGGCTGGAGGAGCACGGCGTGGCGGTTCTGGTGCTGTCCCGGCTGATCCCGGCGGGCCGGATACCGGTGATGCTGGCCTGCCTGCTGGCGCGCTGGCCACTCCGGAGATTCGCCCACGGCGCCGGGCCCGCGGCACTGGCCTGGGCGGTGACGTATCAGCTGATCGGGATCCTGGGCGGCTCGCTCTTCCCCGAACCGTGGGAGGGCGTGGCGGCGGCCGTGGTGCTGACGGTGGTGATCAGCACGACCCCCGCCCTGTGGCGCCGCCTGCGCCGCCGCACCGCCCGCGACGCGCAGAGCGAGGCGGCGGGCTGACACCCTCTCTCTCCCTCGGGCCGCCGTCACACCGGCCACAACGCCGGGTTCTCATCCACTTCTTGTGGAGCGGTGACGCGGCGTCACGATGCCCAGAACGCACCTTCCGGCGCGTCCTGGCCCCTCTGGACGCCGATGCCCTGGACGAGGCGACCTGCGCATACGTTGCGGACATCACCCGCGGCACCGTGCCGGCGCCCGAGATCCCGCCCACCCCCGGGGCCGGCGGAACGCGGACAGCGCCGTGCCGCCCAGCGTGCGGACCAGCATCCGGCGCCGGACGGGCTACTGCCCGCCGCGGCCCTCGACGGCAACACCCGTAGTCGGCGCTCGGCTCAGTTGTCGAGCGCGCCCATGGACTGGTCGAGAAGCGAGGCCAGGCTTTTGGTTCCATCGCAGGCGAGCCACGCTTGGGTGGCCGCGTCGAGGCAGGCGAGACCTGCACCGACGAGCGCAGCCGCCACGGGGTCGTGGGGCGAGGAAGACCGGCCGAGCCGTCGGCACATCTCCGGATCCAGCAGTTCGTGCCAGCGCTGTTGCTTCTCCCAATGCCGGGCCTTCAGCGAGGGTGTCTCGCACATCATGGTGAAGAACCGGAGGGAGCGGTCGGGCTCGCCCGCGTGCTCTTCGGTTACGACGTCGAACGCATGACGAAGGGCGGTCCACGGCCGCTCCTCGTCAGGCCGTGAGGTGAACGCGGAGGCGACGCGCCGGCCCAGTCCATGGAGGCCGTCGAGCGCGACGTCCTCTTTGGTCTTGAAGTAGCGGAAGAACGTCGCGCGCGAGAGTCCGGCCTCGGCGGCAATCTGGTCGACGGTGGTGTTGTCGAAGCCTTGGCCGTCGAACAGCCGTGACGCTACGGCGACCACTTCAGCCTTCATGACCTCGCGGGCCAGGCTTCGCAGCGGGCGTGCCGCAACCGAGTGGCCGCTCGGGTCGGGCGAGGTATTCATCACACTCCAGCGTAGCCGTCAGCGGGACTTTCTGAGACTGAGTCTTGGTTTGATACTGCGTCTCAGATCGATCGGGAAGACGACTTGACCCACGGTCAGGCGCACCGACCAGATCTCACGCAACGAGGAGTAGCCATGAGCACCTCTACCCAGCAGCGCGCCGCCTTCGAGTCCTTCCTCGACGGCATGCACAGCGCGGACAACGACGCCATCGCCCGTAACCTCGCCGAGAACGTGGTGCTGAACAGTCCGTTCCTCTCCGAGCCGATCACCGGCCACGAGGCAGTCGCGAACGTCCTGAAGACCGTCAGCAGGCTGGCCGACGACCTCACCGTGGAAGAGATCCTCAGCGGTGAGACCCACCACGCCGCGTTCTTTCGACTGCGGATCGAAGACACCGAAGTCAACGGAATGGACTACGCCCGACTCGATGCGGACAACAAGATTGCGGAGCTGTCCGTGCTGTGGCGCCCGCTGCCGTCCATCGTTGAGATGCAGGGACACATTGCGCCGATCATCGGTGTGCCGGCTCTGGAACTGCGCACGAAGGGGGAGTGACGACGAAGACAGTGACCCTACGCCCGTACGGGCGAGGCGGAAGGCTTGTTCCGCGCCGGAGAAGAGGGCGTCGTCGGCTTGGGCGGTGCGGATCGTGCGGCGCTCGGTGCGCCCGTGCCCGCGGTCGTCCTCGGTCTCGGTCGGAGGGGACAAGGGAGCACCCCCGGCCCGGCGCCCGGCGCCGCGTCCCACGGCTCCAGGCGGGTGGCGCCCGGAAGCGGGGTGGCGTCCGGACGCCGATGGCCTCCGGGAAGAGCGGGGTCAGCCGTTCAGGCTCAGTACTTCTCGCAGCGCACGCGTCACCGCGGCCTCCGGGTCGGGCACCGACCGCTCCACCCGCCAGGCGACGAAGCCGTCGGGGCGGACCAGGACGGCCCCGTCGGGGGCGGTGCCGTGGAGTTCGGCCCAGTCCACGCCCGGTTCGGGGGCGAGTTCATGGTCCGGTCCGTCGCCCACCCGGTAGCAGTCCAGCGGTACGCCGAGGGTGTCGGCGGCGCGGTGGCCCGCCTCGTACCAGGAGGACCCGCCCGGCCCGGTGAGCAGCACGCAGGTGCGCTCGTACAGGTCGAGGGTGGACAGCCGCACCCCGCAGCGGTGCACCCACATATGGGGCGCGCGGCTGCCGGGCTCGGCCGAGACCATGAAGTGGTCGGGCACCGCGGGCGCGGCGGCGTCGGCACCGACGACCGCGCCGCGCACATAGCGGTAGCCCATCGCGACGGCCATGACATTGCTCTGCGGGCCCCGGTCCTCGCTGGCGGGCGCCGAATAGCCGGGGTGGCTGTGCTCGGCCGAACGGGCGGCGGCGCGGGCGCTGGTGGCCTGGGCGACCGGGCGCCGCTCCATGCCGTAGGTCTCCAGCAGGCCGGGACCCGCCCAGCCGCCCATGACGGCGGCGATCTTCCACGCCAGGTTGTGGGCGTCCTGGATACCGGTGTTGGAGCCGAAGGCACCGGTGGGCGACATCTCGTGCGCGGAGTCCCCGGCGAGGAAGACCCGGCCGTCGGAGTAGCGGTCCGCCACCCGCTCGGCCGCGTGCCAGGGGGCCTTTCCGGTGACCTCGACCTCCAGGTCGGGCATGCCGACGGCGGTACGGATGTGCTGGGCGCAGCGCTCGTCGGTGAACTCCTCCAGCGCCTCGCCGCGCTCGGGGTGCCAGGGGGCGTGGAAGACCCACTGCTCCTGGTTGTCGACGGGCAGCAGCGCCCCGTCCGCCTCCGGGTTGGTGAGGTAGCAGGCGATGAAGTGGCGGTCGCCGACCGCGTCCGCGAGCCGCTTGGCGCGGAAGGTGATGGACACGTTGTGGAACAGCTCGCCGCGGCCGCTCTGCTCGACGCCGAGCGCCTCGCGCACCGGGCTGCGGGGGCCGTCGGCGGCGATGAGGTAGTCGGCGCGGACCGTGGAGCGCTCTTCGGACCTGCGGTCCAGGAGCACGGCGGTGACCCCGTCCGCGTCCTGTTCGAAGGAGATCAGCTCGGTGGAGAACCGCAGATCGCCACCGAGATCCTGGGCCGCGCTGAGCAGCACCGGCTCCAGGTCGTTCTGGCTGCACAGACACCATCCGGCAGGGCTGATCCGGGCGGCCTTGCCACCCGGGTCCATCTCCCGGAAGAGCCAGTTGCCCTCCGTGCCGGTCAGCGACGGGGTCTGCAGGATTCCGTGGTTGTCGGCCAGGACGGACGCGGCCTCGCGGATCGCGGGCTCGACTCCGGCGGTGCGGAACAGCTCCATCGTCCGGATGTTGTTCCCCCGTCCGCGCGGGTGGTGCGAGGTGCGCGGGTGTTTTTCGACCAGTAGATGACCGATCCCCAGTCGGCCCAGGAACAGTGAGGCGGACAGGCCCACCAGGGAGCCGCCCGCGATGAGGACGGGCACACGCTCAGCATTGTCGGCAAGACGGTTCATTGTGCTGCTATGCCCGGTGTTTCCGGGCTCTTCCGGGACGCTGACGAGGCGTTCGCTCGGATGGCTCACATATCTCGCGCCATTGGTGGGTGCACCCCACGATCGTCTAACGGGCGGGTGTCCTCGATGCCCGGAAGGACGCGTCCGCGAAATAAGGAGTGGAATATGAGCACCCTGTCCGACATTCCGGAGACCACGGTGAACCAATCGCCGACCACCGTGGAATCCGCTCTCACCGACACCAGATTGCGCGTCGTCTTGCTGGTGCAGGTCAACAGCGGTGCCGAGCAGCGCTTTCTGCGTGCCTATGACCAGTTGTCCCAGCAGGTGGCCGCGGTGCCCGGGCACATCAGCGACCAGCTCTGCCAGTCGATCGAGAACCCCTCCCAGTGGCTGATCACCAGCGAATGGGAAAGCGCCCCTCCGTTCCTGGCCTGGGTGGACTCTCCCGCGCACCGGGAGATGGTCAAGCCCTTCCACGGCTGTGTCGAGGACACCCGCTCGCTGCGGTTCAGCATTCTGCGGGAGACCCTGACCGCCGGATCCGCGCCGGTCGATGTGACCACCCGGGGTGTCGACGCCGCGCTGCGGGTCGGCGACGGGCTGGTCCGGCAGGCGCTGACCTTCACCGTGAACCCCGGCAGCGAGGACACCGTCGCCAAGATCCTCGCCGACTACGCCTCACCGGAGGCACGGGTCGACGAGACCACCCGGCTCTCCCGCACCTCCGTCTTCATGAGCGGCAACCGGGTCGTACGGGCCGTGGAGGTCAAGGGCGATCTGACCGCGGCACTGCGCTTCGTGGCCCGGCAGCCGGAGATCAAGGCCGTCGAGGAGGCCATCAATCCGTATCTGGAGGAGGACCGCAACCTCGACGACCCCAGCTCGGCACGGGAGTTCTTCGCCCGGGCCTCGCTGCCGGTGGTCCACCACATGACGGCCGGCGGACCGCGCCCCGCCCAGGGCGTCCACCGGCACGCGCTGCTCTACCCGGTCAAGACCGGCTGCGGACCGGCGGTGGCCAGTCTGCTGGCCCGGCAGGACGAGCTGGCGGTGAACAAGGAGATGACCGCCGAGCAGTCCGCGAAGGCCCTGCTGAGCAGCACCATCTTCCAGCGTGACGACATCGTGGTCCGGCTGGTGGACCTGAGCGTGCCGCTGGACCGGCACCCCGCCATGGCGGCCGGCGTGAGCGGACGGCGGGCGGCCGCGGTGCTGGGCCGCCTCCTCGACCTCGGGGCGGACGGGGCGGTGATCGACCTGTCCGTGGACGACGGGCTGCGCCGCTTCCTCGCCGACTGCGACATGACCCCGATCACCGACCGCCAAGCGGCGGACCACTGACGCCCCTCTCCCCCTTCACCTTCCCACCCCCTGTGGCGCGGACCGCGCAACGCTACCTGGAGGAACTCATCATGACCACGCAGCCCCCTCTCGTCGTCGACCTCGCCGCGGTCGCCCCCAACCGCCGGCGCGGTGGCGATGTGCGCGCCATGCTCACACCGCCGCTGGTGGGCGCCACGAGCGGCTTCATGGGGATGGCCATCGTGGGGCCCGGTGAACGGGTCACCGAGCACTACCACCCGTACTCCGAGGAGTTCGTGTACGTCGTCAGCGGCGACATGGAGGTGGACCTGGACGGCGAGGCGCATCCGCTCCGCCCCGACCAGGCGATCCTGATCCCCATCAATGTGCGGCACCGGTTCCGCAACGTGGGCAGCACCGAGGCCCGGATGGTCTTCCACCTCGGCCCCCTGGCGCCGCGCCCCGAGCTCGGCCATGTGGACACGGAGTCCGCCGAACCCGCCGAGGCGACGTCGTGACCCGACGGGTGGTGGTCACCGGGCTCGGTGTCGTCGCCCCCGGGGGTGTGGGCGTTCCCGCGTTCTGGGACATGCTCACCGCGGGCCGTACGGCCACCCGCAACATCACGCTCTTCGACGCGGAGCGGTTCCGCTCCCGGATCGCCGCCGAATGCGATTTCGACCCGCTGGCCGGCGGTCTGACCTTCGAGCAGATCGAACGCTCGGACCGCTATGTGCAGTTCGCGCTGGTGGCGGCGCAGGAAGCGGTCCGGGACTCCGGGCTGGACCTCCAGGCGCTCAACCCCTGGCGGATAGGGGTCTCCCTGGGCAGCGCGGTCGCCGCCTCCACCCGGCTGGAGCAGGACTACGTCAAGGTCAGCGACGCCGGGGAGCACTGGGATGTGGACCACCGCAAGGCGGGTCCGCATCTGCAGCACGCGTTCTCACCGAGCGCGCTGTCCTCCGGGGTGGCGGAGCTGACCGGTGCGCAGGGCCCCGTGCAGTCCGTCTCCACCGGCTGCACCTCCGGTCTCGACGCGATCGGATACGCCTTCCAGGCGATCGAGGAGCGGCGGGCCGATGTGTGCATCGCCGGGGCCGCGGACTCGCCGATCACCCCGCTGACCGTGGCCTGCTTCGACTCGATCAAGGCCACCTCCGCGAACAACGACAACGCGGCCACCGCCTCGCGGCCGTTCGACGCCCACCGGGACGGCTTCGTCCTCGGCGAGGGCGCCGCCGTGCTGGTCCTGGAGGAGCTGGAGCACGCCCGGGCCCGGGGGGCGCGGGTCTACTGCGAGTTCCGGGGCTTCGCCACCTACGGCAACGCGTACCACATGACCGGTCTGACGCGGGAGGGGCTGGAGATGTCCGAGGCGATCGACCACGCGCTCGGCCACGCCCGCGTCAACAGCGACGAGATCGACTACGTCAACGCGCACGGCTCGGGCACCAAGCAGAACGACCGGCATGAGACGGCGGCCGTGAAGCGGTCCCTGGGCGAGCACGCGTACAAGACCCCCATGAGCTCGATCAAGTCCATGGTGGGCCATTCCCTGGGGGCGATCGGCGCCATCGAGGTGGTCGCCTGCGCCATGGCGCTCGCCCATGGCGTGGTGCCGCCGACGGCCAACTACGAGACCCCCGACCCCGAATGCGACCTCGACTATGTCCCGCGCACCGCCCGCGCCCTCCCGCTGCGCAATGTGCTGTCGGTCGGCAGCGGGTTCGGCGGCTTCCAGTCCGCGGTGGTGCTGGGCCGGACGGACGGGAGGGCGGCATGAACGCGGCGATGAACACCCGGAACCGGGGCGCGGCCATCACGGGCATCGGTGTGATCGCCCCGGGCGGGGTGGGCACCGATGCCTTCTGGAAGGCGACCCGGGAGGGGATCCCCTGCCTCGACCGGATCTCCCGCGAGGGCAGCGGGCACTTTCCGGTCCGGATCGGCGGCCAGGTCCGCGGCTTCGATCCGGGGTCGATGATCGAGGAGCGCTTCCTCGTCCAGACCGACCGCTTCACCCACTTCGCGATGGCCTCGGCCGATCTCGCGCTGGACGACGCCCGGCTGCCGGTGGACGACATGTCGCCGTTCGCGATCGGCGTGGTGACCGCCTCCGGTTCCGGGGGCGGTGAGTTCGGCCAGCGCGAGCTGCAGCAGCTCTACGGCAAGGGGCCGCGCTATGTGGGCCCGTACCAGTCCATCGCGTGGTTCTACGCGGCCAGCACCGGCCAGGTCTCCATCCGCGGCGGGTTCAAGGGCCCCTGCGGAGTGGTGGCCAACGACGAGGCCGGCGGTCTTGACGCGCTCGCGCACGCCCGCCGGTCCATCCGGCGGGGGGCGGACGCGATGGTGGCCGGCGCCTCCGAGGCATCGCTGGCGCCGTACTCCATCGTCTGCATGCTCGGCTGGGACGAGCTGAGCCGGGCCCGCGACGCGGGCCGGGCCTATCTGCCGTTCACCGAGGACGCCTGCGGATTCGCGCCCGGCGAGGGCGGGGCGATGCTGGTCGTGGAGGAGGAGGGGGCCGCCCGGCGCCGCGGGGTGCGGATCCGGGGCTTCATCGCCGGATACGGCTCGACCTTCACCGGGGCCTCCCGGTGGGAGCGGTCCCGGGAGGGGCTCGCCCAGGCCATCCGGGTCGCCCTGGAGGACGCGCAGTGCGCGCCGGAGGAGATCGACATGGTCTTCGCCGACGCGCTCGGCGTGCCCGAGGCCGACCGTGCCGAGGCGCTGGCCATCGCCGACGCCCTCGGGCCGCACGGCACCCGGGTCCCGGTGACCGCGCCGAAGACCGGCTTCGGCCGGGTGCACTGCGCGGCCCCCACGCTCGACGTGGTGGCCGCCGTGCTCTCCATGGAGCACCGCGTCGTGCCCCCGACCCCGTACGTCACCGACGTCTGCCATGAGCTCGACCTGGTCACCCGCAGCTCCCGGCCCGCCGAGCCGCGGACGGCGCTGGTGCTCAGCCGAGGGCTCATGGGTTGCAACGCGGCGCTCGTGCTCCGCGGACCGGAAGGAGATTACTGATGTCAAGTCAACTGTCCTATGGGGAACTGGCCACGCTCATGAAGCGCTGCGCCGGGCTCACCGTCGACCCGGACATGATGCAGACCCGGCCGGACTCCACCTTCGAGGAGTACGGCCTGGACTCGCTCGGCCTGCTCGCCATCGTCGGTGAGCTGGAGAACCGGTACGGCACCCCGATCGAGCCGGGTGCCGAAAGCTGCAAGACCCCCGGGGACTTCCTCGACGTCATCAACACCTCACTTACCTCAGGAGCATGAAGATGGCAGGCCACACCGACAACGAGGTCATGATCAAGGCGCCGTTCGACCTCGTCTGGAACATGACCAACGACCTGGAGAACTGGCCGCAGCTCTTCAGCGAGTACGCCTCGGTCGAGGTGCTCCAGCGGACCGGGGACACCACCACCTTCCGCCTCACCATGCACCCCGATGAGGACGGCAAGGTCTGGAGCTGGGTCTCGGAGCGGGAGACGGCCCGCGATGTGCGCACGGTATGGGCCCGCCGCGTCGAGCCCGGCCCCTTCGCGTACATGAACATCCGCTGGGAGTACGAGGAGGAGTCCGAGGGCACCCGCATGCGCTGGACCCAGGACTTCGAGATGCGGCCCGACGCACCGGTCGACGACCCCACGATGACCGACCACATCAACCGCAACTCCCGTATCCAGATGGATCTGATCCGGGACAAGATCGAGCAGCGGGCCCGGGAGACGGTGGGGGCATGAGCGTGTACCGCACCATGATCGTCGCCAAGATGCAGCGGGACGCGGCCCCCCAGGTGGCCAAGATCTTCGCCGATTCCGACCGGGGCGAACTGCCCAAGCTGATCGGTGTCACCGGCCGCAGCCTCTTCCAGTTCGGTGATGTGTATCTGCATCTGATCGAGGCCGACCGGCCGCCGGCCACCGAGGTCACCAAGTACGCCAAGCACCCGGAGTTCCGTGACGTCAGCGCCCGCCTCCAGCCGTATATGCGGGCGTACGACCCGGCGACCTGGCGCGAGCCCAAGGACGCCATGGCGCATGAGTTCTACCGCTGGGAGCGCGACGCGGGCTAGCGGAGCCGTCCCGCCGCACGGGGCCGCCGACGGAGTTCACACCTCCCGGCGGCCCTTTCCTTATGCCCGGCGAGCGAAAATCTCACACTACTGGGCTCATCGGAATGATGTCTGCCGAAAAGGTGAAAGGACGTCAGTCCATTCGCGCGGCAAATGAGTGATCATTGCGCTTATCTACACCCAGAGGGCTTACAACGGAGCAGATCGCAGGCCGCGCCGAGTGGCAGGGGGAGCTCTCGTCGCTGACGGTGGATAAGACGCCGATGCGATCCCTTTATCTGGCAAATAGTCAGTATCGCGACGGCGCCGGAAGGAATGACTCATGCGATCTACTCGCGCACTCTTCACCGGGGCGGCGATTGCCGCCACCCTGACCCTGGGCGCCCCCGCCGCCGCGTTCGCCGCCGACGTCTCGGACCCGGGCGGTCACGGTGGGTACTCGAGCAGCCAGGAGTCCTCCGAGGACGGCTACGGCCAGGGCGGCAGCTCCTGGAAGGACAAGGACGACCACGGTCGCGAGGACGGCCGGGAAGACCACGGCAAGGAAGAAGAGCACGGCAAGGAAGAGATGAAGGGCAAGGACGAGGGCGGCGAGCGCGACTGGTCCTCCTCCCACGGCAAGGACGAGGACCGCGACTTCGACCACGGCAAGGACGAGGGCCGGGAGCACGAGCGCGAGTGGGACGGCAAGAAGGACGACCACGACTGGTCCGGCGGATCCTGGAAGGACCACGAGAAGGGCGAGAAGCCGCGCGGTGGCGTCCACACCGGTGGTGGCGGCATGGCCACCACGGGCAGCGGCATGGCCGCCGGCTCCGTCCTGCTCCTCGGTGGTCTGGGCGCCGGCGCCTACGCCCTGCGTCGCCGCAAGCCGACCGGCACCGCGATCTGAGCCTGACGCTTTCGTAATTCCGTGCTGCCGTGGCACCTCCGCCGAGCGGTGGTGCCACGGCAGCGCCACGAGCGCTGTGAAAAGCGGCCGTGAGAAAAGCACCGTAAGAAAGGCGCTGTGAGAAAGGCGAACACCCCTATGGGAAAGCCGGCCAAGCAGGGCGCTGCCGACAGCAACACCCGCATCCTCCGCTGGGCCGCCGCGTCGGCCCTCATCGGCGTATTCCTCATCTACAACTCCGTCGACGCCGCCTCGCAGAACACCCCGGCGTCGGCCCGGCCCGCGGCCAGCGCCCCGGCGTCCATCTCCGAACCGGAGAGCGACACTTCGGCCGAGGACGACTACGCGGACTCCCCGGAGTCGACGGCCGCCCCCGAGTCCCGTCCGGGACCCGCGCTGCCGCGCTCCCCCGCGTCCCATCTGGACATCCCCTCGATCGGCGTGAGCGCGCCCTTCACCCCCCTCTCGCTGGACGTGTCGGGTGTGCTGGTGCCGCCTCCGGACAC
Coding sequences:
- a CDS encoding TetR/AcrR family transcriptional regulator, translated to MNTSPDPSGHSVAARPLRSLAREVMKAEVVAVASRLFDGQGFDNTTVDQIAAEAGLSRATFFRYFKTKEDVALDGLHGLGRRVASAFTSRPDEERPWTALRHAFDVVTEEHAGEPDRSLRFFTMMCETPSLKARHWEKQQRWHELLDPEMCRRLGRSSSPHDPVAAALVGAGLACLDAATQAWLACDGTKSLASLLDQSMGALDN
- a CDS encoding nuclear transport factor 2 family protein, whose amino-acid sequence is MSTSTQQRAAFESFLDGMHSADNDAIARNLAENVVLNSPFLSEPITGHEAVANVLKTVSRLADDLTVEEILSGETHHAAFFRLRIEDTEVNGMDYARLDADNKIAELSVLWRPLPSIVEMQGHIAPIIGVPALELRTKGE
- a CDS encoding FAD-dependent oxidoreductase; translated protein: MNRLADNAERVPVLIAGGSLVGLSASLFLGRLGIGHLLVEKHPRTSHHPRGRGNNIRTMELFRTAGVEPAIREAASVLADNHGILQTPSLTGTEGNWLFREMDPGGKAARISPAGWCLCSQNDLEPVLLSAAQDLGGDLRFSTELISFEQDADGVTAVLLDRRSEERSTVRADYLIAADGPRSPVREALGVEQSGRGELFHNVSITFRAKRLADAVGDRHFIACYLTNPEADGALLPVDNQEQWVFHAPWHPERGEALEEFTDERCAQHIRTAVGMPDLEVEVTGKAPWHAAERVADRYSDGRVFLAGDSAHEMSPTGAFGSNTGIQDAHNLAWKIAAVMGGWAGPGLLETYGMERRPVAQATSARAAARSAEHSHPGYSAPASEDRGPQSNVMAVAMGYRYVRGAVVGADAAAPAVPDHFMVSAEPGSRAPHMWVHRCGVRLSTLDLYERTCVLLTGPGGSSWYEAGHRAADTLGVPLDCYRVGDGPDHELAPEPGVDWAELHGTAPDGAVLVRPDGFVAWRVERSVPDPEAAVTRALREVLSLNG
- a CDS encoding DMT family transporter, which translates into the protein MGELLALASALCFGTTHFLSGLVSRRRHGVTVAAWAQLAGTVVSLVPVLFTQGATAPAAALAWGALSGLGTGVGVACLYWSMNQGPMSVVVPVSDVTAVGLPVLAGIALLGDRPSPLALTGIALGLPALWLVSRGERGERGRRGERGEGGERGGRGRRGEGGGRGEGGGRGEARPGVEARPAATPAAARAGRAQGADRLSPALVMALVAGVGLAVHFFALARIPATAGWWPVVVSRAVSVAVILALFPATGARLRLPRREVAVAAVAGVLGTVATVLYLLATRQELLSVAVVLSALYPAVPVLLALTFLRERITRPQALGLLGAGVAIGLIALN
- a CDS encoding DedA family protein, which gives rise to MGDLANLVDVVDLARRVPSESTQQAVGYPSLFLLVVFGSLVPVVPTGAVVSSAAVVAIHQTAPPLSLLVVFGVASLAAFTGDVMLYWLGRRGVASKNGSRWLERIHDHAAPERLDQAQARLEEHGVAVLVLSRLIPAGRIPVMLACLLARWPLRRFAHGAGPAALAWAVTYQLIGILGGSLFPEPWEGVAAAVVLTVVISTTPALWRRLRRRTARDAQSEAAG
- a CDS encoding MBL fold metallo-hydrolase, with the translated sequence MSVEITWWGHATATVRDSGVRVLTDPLFARRLAHLRRRRGAVPPAAAAIADVALVSHLHADHLHPGSLAKLLPGTRLVVPRGAGRAVPGLRRVVAARGLRVTEMAPGDVCTVGEVRIRAVPAEHDGRRLPYGPSRVPALGYVLSGESTTYFAGDTGLFDRMAEAVGACDVALLPVGGWGPYLGPGHLDAGRAAQALARLGARCAVPVHYGTYWPIGMDAIRPHEFHAPGDDFVRHAGRLAPDAVVHRLGHGECVRLEPAR
- a CDS encoding MarR family winged helix-turn-helix transcriptional regulator, which codes for MHDDRERVANLLGATALAITDDLLSAPASASRLSMSAAAALIVLRADPGVSVTELGRRVGLTQSAAVRMVDGLERDALVERRRTIGNWTGVHPTAKGRRTAGQLLTSRTSQLTGVLDGLGDTEIRQLGTLLAKLLDGLYQGSGSADRMCRLCDRAACTPDGVECPVGAADRAAARAAAEDRARTDHG